A window of the Nitrosopumilus ureiphilus genome harbors these coding sequences:
- a CDS encoding NAD(P)H-hydrate dehydratase translates to MMAKNLTLSIVKKFIPARKSRSRKGDNGVVLVIGGSYIYHGAPILSSIAALRCGTDLVYTSVPNINVTPTRAISPNLIVIPLVDQKLTRGAVNKLLGALPRNLDSATIGMGLAIQERNALLHLVKSLLDRDVRLSLDASALIPEVLPLLANKNVVVTPHAGEFKRLFGESPSNSKNERIKLVEKKAKENGITVLLKGATDVISNGSTTYLYEKKIPAMTVGGTGDVLSGLVAGLLSKNRNSLESAAAATLINGLAGKSVQKKLGLHMTSMDLLDAIPTAMKPFDKIV, encoded by the coding sequence GCAAAAAATCTAACCCTTTCAATAGTTAAGAAATTCATTCCTGCAAGAAAATCTAGATCTCGAAAAGGTGACAATGGAGTAGTTCTTGTGATTGGTGGAAGCTACATCTATCATGGTGCGCCTATTTTGTCCTCAATTGCAGCTCTTAGATGTGGAACTGATCTAGTTTACACTTCGGTTCCAAACATCAATGTGACTCCAACTCGAGCAATATCCCCAAATCTTATTGTAATTCCTTTAGTTGATCAAAAACTAACTCGTGGTGCAGTAAACAAACTTTTAGGTGCATTACCCCGAAATTTAGATTCTGCTACAATTGGAATGGGTCTTGCAATACAAGAAAGAAATGCTCTGTTACATCTTGTAAAATCACTTTTAGATAGAGATGTGCGATTGTCACTAGATGCAAGTGCATTAATCCCTGAAGTTCTCCCTTTATTGGCAAACAAGAATGTTGTAGTGACACCGCATGCTGGAGAATTTAAACGACTATTTGGAGAATCCCCATCCAATTCAAAAAATGAGCGAATCAAGCTAGTTGAGAAAAAAGCAAAAGAAAATGGTATTACAGTTTTACTAAAAGGTGCGACAGATGTAATTTCTAATGGCTCTACAACATATCTTTATGAGAAAAAAATCCCTGCCATGACAGTTGGAGGCACCGGTGACGTTCTCTCAGGATTGGTTGCAGGATTGCTCTCAAAGAATCGTAATTCCCTAGAATCTGCAGCAGCAGCTACATTAATCAATGGTTTGGCAGGTAAATCTGTTCAAAAGAAATTAGGGTTACATATGACTTCGATGGATCTCTTAGATGCAATTCCCACTGCAATGAAACCATTTGACAAAATTGTGTGA
- a CDS encoding M20/M25/M40 family metallo-hydrolase, which translates to MNPLHYVDSNMDNLILDLQTLIKQPSVSAKNEGIEECANLVAKMLKKSGINAEVLRLKKGVAPIVFGEIKSKQNPAKTMMFYNHYDVQPAEPFELWVDPPFSGTRKGNKIFGRGATDDKGELITRIKAVEACLKTTGDVPCNIKFVIEGEEETGSAHIEEYLKKYKKKFSSDGVIWEFGYVDAKNRPIIGLGMKGLLFVELSVTESIRDAHSSLAVLIKNPAWRLIEAVTTLRDSNGKILIKDWYDEVTPLSKKDLKLIDSEPFDENVFKKEFGIKSFLGNKKGLDAKKALVGDATCNIAGFVSGYTGDGAKTILPGSALVKIDFRLVPKMDPKTQVMRLKNHLKSKGFSDVKIKIFHGEAAARTDSSSPFVSQVKEAADKVFGKSILNVSNAGTGPMYPFVEILNASCISIGSTYMFSRIHSPNEFARIDLLKKTTKCICLIMQNFAKH; encoded by the coding sequence ATGAATCCACTTCACTATGTAGATTCTAATATGGATAATTTAATTTTGGATCTTCAAACTCTAATAAAACAACCTAGTGTTTCTGCAAAAAATGAAGGCATTGAAGAATGTGCAAATCTTGTTGCAAAGATGCTGAAAAAATCTGGCATTAATGCTGAAGTTTTACGATTGAAAAAAGGTGTAGCACCAATAGTCTTTGGAGAAATAAAATCAAAACAAAACCCAGCAAAGACTATGATGTTTTACAATCATTATGATGTCCAACCTGCAGAACCTTTTGAATTATGGGTTGATCCTCCATTTAGTGGAACAAGGAAAGGAAACAAAATCTTTGGAAGAGGAGCAACTGATGACAAGGGTGAATTAATTACCAGAATAAAAGCAGTTGAGGCTTGTCTAAAAACAACTGGCGATGTGCCTTGTAACATAAAATTCGTAATTGAGGGAGAAGAAGAAACAGGAAGTGCTCATATTGAAGAGTACCTCAAAAAATACAAAAAGAAATTTTCCAGCGATGGTGTAATTTGGGAATTTGGATATGTTGATGCAAAAAATAGACCAATTATTGGACTTGGTATGAAAGGGTTACTATTTGTTGAATTATCAGTTACTGAATCAATCAGAGATGCTCATTCTAGTCTGGCAGTTTTGATTAAAAATCCTGCATGGCGGTTAATTGAAGCAGTAACGACATTGCGTGATTCCAATGGAAAAATCCTCATAAAAGATTGGTATGATGAAGTTACCCCACTTTCAAAAAAAGATTTGAAATTAATTGACAGTGAACCCTTTGATGAAAATGTCTTTAAAAAAGAATTTGGAATAAAATCATTTTTGGGAAATAAAAAAGGACTCGATGCAAAAAAAGCCTTAGTTGGTGATGCCACTTGCAATATTGCAGGATTTGTCTCTGGATATACTGGGGATGGTGCCAAAACTATTCTTCCTGGTAGTGCATTGGTTAAGATTGATTTTAGATTGGTACCTAAAATGGATCCAAAAACGCAAGTGATGCGATTAAAAAATCATCTAAAATCTAAAGGATTCTCTGATGTTAAAATCAAAATTTTTCATGGGGAGGCAGCTGCTAGAACTGATTCTTCTAGCCCTTTTGTTTCTCAAGTAAAAGAAGCAGCTGACAAAGTATTTGGAAAATCTATTCTAAATGTATCCAATGCTGGAACCGGTCCCATGTATCCATTTGTTGAAATTCTAAATGCGTCATGCATATCTATTGGAAGCACATACATGTTTTCAAGAATTCACTCTCCAAATGAATTTGCAAGAATTGACTTGCTAAAGAAAACTACAAAATGTATTTGTTTGATTATGCAAAATTTTGCAAAACACTAG
- a CDS encoding DoxX family protein — protein MTSAEIKGKILNDAVFIGLRSAIGVIFIVHGISKFNPGFVNFLTNTGIPAEMQIPIALAELIPGILLVFGVLSRLSTVLISIIMLGAIFYVKGAQSLTGDGGVEFELMLLASSIVIMIAGPGRISIAQAIKKLPRCLH, from the coding sequence ATGACTTCTGCTGAGATTAAAGGAAAAATTCTAAATGATGCAGTATTCATAGGTTTAAGATCTGCCATAGGCGTGATCTTTATCGTACATGGAATATCCAAATTCAATCCAGGATTTGTAAATTTTTTGACAAACACGGGCATTCCAGCAGAAATGCAGATCCCAATTGCATTAGCAGAACTAATTCCAGGAATTTTGTTAGTTTTTGGAGTTCTCAGCAGATTATCGACAGTGTTAATTTCAATCATTATGTTAGGGGCCATATTCTATGTCAAAGGAGCTCAAAGCTTAACAGGAGATGGAGGAGTAGAATTTGAGTTGATGTTATTAGCATCATCAATAGTAATTATGATTGCAGGTCCAGGAAGAATTTCAATTGCACAGGCAATCAAAAAATTACCTAGATGTCTTCACTAG
- a CDS encoding proteasome subunit beta: MSMYMPGATAVGITFDGGVVFASEKRIAFGNFLVSKSTKKTFPITNKVGAACAGLVADMQILALQIAALAKIRKMELKRDVPPNTVAKMMSNMMYERRYFPLLTQVIVGGVVDKPIMYTLDPLGSVLPDEYAAVGTGAEMALGVLDPQFKPNMTKDEAIDLAKRAIRSAALRDSASGDGIDILVITKDGTEEFTEEIK, encoded by the coding sequence ATGTCAATGTATATGCCAGGAGCAACTGCTGTTGGAATTACTTTTGATGGTGGTGTAGTTTTTGCCAGCGAAAAACGAATTGCATTTGGAAATTTTCTTGTAAGTAAATCCACAAAGAAAACATTTCCTATTACTAACAAAGTCGGTGCAGCCTGCGCTGGTCTTGTGGCTGATATGCAAATTTTAGCTTTACAAATAGCCGCTCTTGCAAAAATCCGAAAAATGGAACTCAAAAGAGATGTTCCTCCTAACACAGTTGCAAAAATGATGTCAAATATGATGTATGAACGAAGATATTTCCCATTACTAACTCAGGTAATCGTTGGCGGTGTAGTTGATAAACCAATTATGTATACCCTTGATCCATTAGGTTCAGTTCTACCTGATGAATACGCAGCAGTTGGAACTGGTGCTGAAATGGCATTAGGTGTACTTGACCCTCAATTCAAGCCAAATATGACAAAAGATGAGGCAATTGATTTGGCAAAAAGAGCAATTCGTTCTGCAGCTTTGAGAGATTCTGCAAGTGGTGATGGAATAGACATACTTGTAATCACCAAAGATGGTACTGAAGAATTCACAGAAGAAATCAAATAA
- a CDS encoding Mut7-C RNAse domain-containing protein translates to MLFFVDAMLGNIAKKLRLLGFDSEYFSDIGDSELLEKSRNENRTIISKDQNLIKRAKKMGIQSIYISKEDEIEQFLEILEKTHLEFNEISGDVARCPKCNFRTSQIKKSEIINEIPEKILEYHDQFWKCDGCNQIYWEGTHIKNLQEFVSKINF, encoded by the coding sequence ATGTTGTTTTTTGTTGATGCAATGCTTGGCAATATTGCCAAAAAATTACGTTTACTAGGATTCGATTCTGAATATTTTTCGGATATTGGTGATTCCGAATTATTAGAGAAATCTCGAAATGAAAACAGAACAATAATTTCAAAAGATCAGAATTTAATTAAACGCGCAAAAAAGATGGGCATCCAGTCTATCTACATCTCAAAAGAAGATGAAATTGAACAATTTCTAGAGATTCTTGAAAAGACACATTTAGAATTTAATGAAATTTCTGGTGATGTCGCAAGATGTCCTAAATGCAATTTTAGAACATCCCAAATTAAAAAATCTGAAATCATAAATGAAATTCCAGAAAAAATTTTAGAATATCATGATCAATTCTGGAAATGCGATGGATGTAATCAAATCTATTGGGAAGGAACACACATTAAAAATTTGCAAGAGTTTGTTAGTAAAATAAACTTTTAG
- a CDS encoding PUA domain-containing protein — protein sequence MKSNLISKSETAALLKTVSEKWDMEFPKIKNLKVHQILDDAQIITGEGIKILKIDEDYLPFLSETKMLERFPSVMVDMGAVKFMCKGANVMRPGIKKFTEFEKDQLVCIVEESQHKFLAVGKAMVSSSELEGMEKGEVIKNIHYISDKFWETGKTIYD from the coding sequence TTGAAATCCAATTTAATTTCAAAGAGCGAAACTGCCGCACTCCTAAAAACAGTCTCAGAGAAATGGGATATGGAATTCCCCAAAATAAAAAATCTAAAAGTACATCAAATTTTAGATGATGCACAAATAATCACAGGTGAGGGGATTAAGATATTAAAAATAGATGAAGATTATCTTCCATTTTTATCAGAAACTAAAATGTTAGAAAGATTTCCCAGCGTTATGGTCGATATGGGAGCTGTAAAATTCATGTGCAAGGGTGCCAATGTAATGAGACCGGGAATTAAAAAATTCACAGAATTTGAAAAGGATCAACTTGTTTGCATTGTAGAAGAATCTCAACATAAATTTTTGGCAGTTGGAAAGGCAATGGTGTCCAGCTCAGAGTTGGAAGGTATGGAAAAGGGAGAAGTCATAAAAAACATCCACTACATCTCAGACAAATTTTGGGAAACAGGGAAAACAATTTATGATTAA
- a CDS encoding homoserine dehydrogenase: MRIILCGFGVVGQSLVKLFESRSEDIYVKYGLKPRVVGVFDSKGSAVDSSGLDFNKLVEVKKKFGTVKNYSDKKNSMSGVEMLKNIEADVLIETTASNYKDAEPGMTHITTAMKKGMHVISVNKGPLALAFPSLMELATYNQVMFKFSGTVGGGTPILDYAKNSLSGERITSFAGILNGTTNYILTNMATGMSFEEALKDAKNKGYVEADESLDLDGLDAAAKLVILANWIMGMKVTLPDINCTGIRNVTTEDIKRADKNNCSVKLIASCNKELIVGPKEISNDDPLCVNGTLNAIAFTSEHSGTQTIIGRGAGGMETASSILRDLLDIRQEIART, from the coding sequence TTGAGAATCATCCTATGTGGATTTGGTGTCGTAGGCCAAAGCTTGGTGAAATTATTTGAATCAAGATCTGAAGACATCTATGTAAAATATGGATTAAAACCAAGAGTGGTAGGAGTGTTTGATAGTAAAGGAAGTGCAGTGGATTCATCAGGATTAGACTTCAACAAACTAGTAGAAGTAAAGAAAAAATTTGGAACTGTAAAAAATTACTCTGATAAAAAAAATTCAATGTCAGGGGTAGAAATGCTAAAAAATATCGAAGCAGATGTGCTAATTGAGACCACTGCTAGTAATTACAAAGATGCAGAACCTGGGATGACTCACATTACTACTGCAATGAAAAAAGGAATGCATGTAATTTCAGTTAACAAGGGTCCGCTGGCACTAGCTTTTCCATCTCTCATGGAACTTGCAACATACAATCAAGTTATGTTCAAATTTAGTGGAACTGTAGGTGGAGGAACACCAATTTTAGATTATGCAAAAAACAGTCTTAGTGGAGAAAGAATAACATCATTTGCCGGAATCTTAAACGGCACTACAAACTACATTTTAACAAATATGGCTACAGGAATGTCATTTGAGGAAGCACTCAAAGATGCAAAAAACAAAGGATATGTTGAGGCAGACGAGTCTTTAGATTTAGATGGATTAGATGCTGCTGCTAAATTAGTAATTCTTGCAAACTGGATTATGGGGATGAAAGTAACATTACCAGACATCAATTGCACAGGCATCAGAAATGTGACAACTGAAGATATTAAAAGAGCCGACAAGAATAACTGCTCTGTAAAATTAATTGCATCGTGTAACAAGGAGCTTATTGTAGGTCCTAAAGAAATATCAAATGACGATCCACTTTGTGTGAATGGAACATTAAATGCGATTGCTTTTACATCAGAGCACTCAGGAACTCAAACGATTATCGGTAGGGGGGCAGGAGGCATGGAGACTGCCAGTTCCATTCTAAGAGATTTGTTAGACATCAGACAAGAGATAGCAAGAACTTGA
- the msrB gene encoding peptide-methionine (R)-S-oxide reductase MsrB encodes MTDKISENPEEWKEKLTPEQYEICVNHGTEPPFSGKYNNTKLEGYFKCVCCGEELFSSDAKFDSGSGWPSFWEPVSEDKIECVSDTDYGMVRTEVNCKKCGSHLGHVFDDGPKPTNQRYCINSVSLQHEKDQDG; translated from the coding sequence ATGACTGATAAAATTTCTGAAAATCCTGAAGAGTGGAAAGAAAAGCTAACTCCCGAACAATATGAAATATGTGTTAACCATGGAACAGAACCTCCATTCTCTGGGAAATACAATAACACCAAACTTGAAGGATATTTCAAGTGTGTTTGTTGTGGGGAAGAGCTTTTTTCATCAGACGCAAAATTTGATTCAGGTTCTGGGTGGCCTAGTTTTTGGGAACCAGTATCAGAGGATAAGATAGAATGTGTTTCAGATACAGACTATGGAATGGTTAGAACAGAGGTCAATTGTAAGAAATGCGGGTCTCATTTAGGCCATGTCTTTGATGACGGTCCAAAGCCGACAAATCAAAGATATTGTATTAATTCTGTTTCATTACAGCATGAAAAAGATCAAGATGGATAA
- a CDS encoding FAD-dependent thymidylate synthase, translating into MSEFSDSERRILSDHFSNTEGNVFAIITPRQVDRGALMSRYSRTDKSMRRIFLDEFLKNKNRGEEFYNRVLLEYGDDSVAELGEAQIAIEGLSNIAVKKIEDRRIGLSYLEKSSRYVAWNKKEKGKYRFYRDPEITKSKFADMYEETCNFSFDVYSKNIEPMINYIREKYPIEKYSFKDSIDGKEKLFSKLKNEADVKSANMIYKGSTKAKALDILRGLLPASTLTNVGITGNGRAFEYLLTVLGSSELKEEQDLASKIKKELDTTIKSFVRRADDKYGKAFQKYLKDIKNKSKAIARKEIKSNPITETITKLVDHESEKNAIDKIITSVIYEQSPSTSYQNIIQQVKKIPIQNKIKMINEFAKLRKNRRHRPSRAFETVYYTFDLCNNFGMFRDFHRHRALTLERQLLTTDHGYIIPNEIKILGIEKDFKDCMNKTKETFDKIRAKYPEQGQYVVNFAFNYPYFMKFNLREACHLIELRTVPQGHIDYRCVAQQMFHEINKVHPNLSKIMKFVDLKEYDLERFESEKRTEEKRKQMKK; encoded by the coding sequence TTGTCAGAATTCTCAGATAGTGAAAGAAGGATTTTATCAGATCACTTTTCAAACACTGAAGGAAATGTCTTTGCAATAATTACTCCAAGACAAGTAGATCGTGGAGCATTGATGTCAAGATATAGTAGGACGGACAAAAGTATGAGGAGAATATTTCTTGATGAATTTTTAAAAAATAAAAACAGAGGGGAGGAATTTTACAACAGAGTACTTTTAGAATACGGGGATGACTCTGTTGCAGAATTAGGCGAAGCGCAAATTGCAATTGAAGGACTATCAAACATTGCAGTAAAAAAAATCGAAGACAGAAGAATAGGTTTGTCATATTTAGAAAAATCATCCAGATATGTTGCATGGAACAAAAAGGAAAAAGGAAAATACAGATTTTACAGAGATCCTGAAATTACAAAATCAAAATTTGCAGACATGTATGAAGAAACATGTAATTTTTCGTTTGATGTTTATTCAAAAAACATAGAACCCATGATAAATTATATTAGAGAAAAATATCCCATAGAAAAATATAGTTTTAAAGATTCTATAGATGGAAAAGAAAAATTATTTTCTAAATTAAAAAATGAAGCTGATGTAAAATCTGCAAATATGATTTACAAAGGATCAACCAAAGCTAAAGCATTAGATATTCTCAGAGGTCTTCTTCCAGCATCAACTTTAACAAATGTTGGCATCACAGGAAATGGACGTGCGTTTGAATATCTTCTTACAGTTTTAGGCTCATCTGAACTTAAAGAAGAGCAAGATTTAGCCTCAAAAATCAAAAAAGAACTGGATACAACTATCAAATCATTTGTTAGAAGGGCAGATGACAAATATGGAAAAGCGTTTCAAAAATATCTTAAAGATATTAAAAATAAATCAAAAGCAATAGCTAGAAAGGAAATCAAATCAAACCCAATCACAGAAACAATTACTAAACTTGTAGATCATGAATCAGAAAAAAATGCAATAGATAAAATCATTACCAGTGTAATTTATGAGCAATCACCAAGTACATCATATCAAAATATCATACAACAAGTAAAGAAAATTCCTATTCAGAACAAAATCAAAATGATCAATGAATTTGCCAAACTCCGAAAAAATAGACGCCATAGACCTTCAAGAGCATTTGAAACAGTTTACTATACGTTCGATTTATGTAATAATTTTGGAATGTTCAGAGATTTTCACAGACATAGAGCATTAACTTTAGAAAGACAATTGCTTACAACAGATCATGGATACATTATTCCAAATGAGATTAAAATTCTTGGAATTGAAAAAGACTTTAAAGATTGTATGAATAAAACTAAAGAAACATTTGATAAAATCAGAGCAAAATATCCTGAGCAAGGACAATATGTAGTAAACTTTGCATTCAATTATCCATATTTTATGAAATTTAATCTCAGAGAAGCTTGTCATCTAATTGAGCTAAGAACAGTTCCACAAGGGCATATTGATTATAGATGTGTTGCACAACAAATGTTTCATGAAATTAACAAAGTACATCCAAACTTGAGTAAAATTATGAAATTTGTTGATTTGAAAGAATATGATTTGGAGAGATTTGAATCAGAAAAAAGAACTGAAGAAAAACGTAAACAGATGAAAAAATAG
- a CDS encoding CdvA-like protein, which produces MTHDDIEIIGKNVKDMYGTFMGKVVGTITDIDGSIQSVGIDCGSQGLQQIQYEQLVVQGDVVIFIPKWRLDSQRLIREKQLTIRRLKALIDIVSENDDMKIDAEIIHEKYKSKLASLDETEREIKAKLEARLTELDEQMKSAKMLSFDAKVQFKSNEISDATFETVKACTTEIIEHVTHETAEIANVKSRIADLELEVQEITAPPTPDIQESAVSYLETPEPQQIVQTILPEAPTEPVVPHSEPIEATVSTIPEPPTESETTYAFPEPPQQVTTGTSKDDNDDDWLARMEAQ; this is translated from the coding sequence ATGACCCACGACGATATCGAAATAATCGGTAAAAACGTCAAAGACATGTACGGAACATTCATGGGTAAAGTCGTAGGAACAATAACTGACATTGACGGAAGTATTCAATCCGTTGGCATTGACTGCGGTTCTCAAGGATTGCAGCAAATCCAATATGAGCAACTTGTAGTACAAGGCGATGTTGTTATTTTCATTCCAAAATGGAGACTCGATTCTCAAAGACTCATTCGTGAAAAACAACTAACTATACGTCGTCTAAAGGCATTGATAGATATTGTTTCTGAAAATGATGACATGAAGATAGATGCTGAAATCATTCATGAAAAATACAAGTCAAAACTTGCATCACTAGATGAAACAGAAAGAGAAATCAAAGCCAAACTTGAGGCAAGATTGACAGAGTTAGATGAACAAATGAAGTCTGCAAAAATGCTATCCTTTGATGCAAAAGTACAATTCAAGAGTAATGAAATCTCTGATGCAACATTTGAGACAGTGAAAGCATGTACAACTGAAATAATTGAACATGTAACTCATGAAACAGCTGAAATCGCAAATGTAAAGAGTAGAATTGCTGATCTTGAATTGGAAGTGCAAGAGATAACTGCCCCTCCGACACCAGACATCCAAGAATCTGCCGTTTCATATCTGGAGACTCCTGAACCACAACAAATAGTTCAGACAATTCTTCCAGAAGCGCCAACCGAACCCGTAGTACCACATTCAGAACCAATTGAAGCAACGGTTTCCACAATACCTGAACCTCCAACTGAATCTGAAACCACATATGCATTTCCAGAACCACCCCAACAGGTGACAACAGGGACTTCAAAAGACGACAACGATGACGATTGGCTTGCTAGAATGGAAGCACAATAA